Proteins encoded by one window of Clostridium bornimense:
- a CDS encoding adenine phosphoribosyltransferase, with product MDLKSKIRVIEDFPKEGISFKDITTLLQDGEALKYSIDKMAESLREKNVDIVVGPEARGFIFGVPVAYALGAGFVPVRKPGKLPAETIETSYSLEYGSDTLAIHKDSIKPGQKVAIVDDLLATGGTLSSVVKLVEELGGEVVSINFTIELTGLKGREKFKEYNVESLIKYEF from the coding sequence ATGGATTTAAAAAGCAAAATCAGGGTTATAGAAGATTTCCCAAAAGAAGGAATATCGTTTAAAGATATAACTACTTTGTTGCAAGATGGAGAGGCATTAAAATATTCTATTGATAAAATGGCTGAAAGTCTAAGAGAAAAAAATGTGGATATTGTAGTAGGACCTGAAGCTAGAGGATTCATTTTTGGAGTTCCAGTAGCGTATGCTTTAGGAGCAGGCTTTGTTCCTGTAAGAAAACCTGGTAAATTACCGGCAGAAACAATAGAAACATCATATAGTTTAGAATATGGCAGTGATACATTAGCTATACATAAAGATTCAATAAAGCCAGGTCAAAAAGTTGCAATTGTTGATGACTTATTAGCAACAGGGGGAACATTATCATCTGTAGTTAAATTAGTAGAAGAGTTAGGTGGAGAAGTAGTATCAATTAACTTTACTATAGAACTTACTGGATTAAAAGGAAGAGAAAAGTTTAAAGAGTATAATGTAGAGTCATTAATAAAATATGAATTTTAA
- a CDS encoding DHH family phosphoesterase: MEYVLRKQQGMNEIGQIEYNPYLMKNMSESVERLSRAINNREKIVIYGYYDVDGITAVSLLLLLLKYLNADVEYFIPENIMDERELSYEVVKNHIKFLGANLIITVGCGINSYSAIEHCKELGIDVIVTDHRKCQGLIPDTYVLNPKQSSCGYPFKELSGAGIAYKLAMAISMEYKAKCAYKYLDLCMLGTISSDTPIINENKTIVERGIQHLCNTKNHGIKALIKENNVFDINEAAAYKLAFTVIPRINAIGRMDDARIAVELFTTEDQDRASQIAKYLIKEVRINKNYCR, from the coding sequence ATGGAGTATGTTTTGAGAAAACAACAAGGAATGAATGAAATAGGCCAAATTGAATATAATCCATATTTGATGAAAAATATGAGTGAGTCTGTAGAACGACTATCTAGAGCTATAAACAATAGGGAAAAGATAGTTATTTATGGATATTATGATGTAGATGGAATAACAGCAGTTTCTTTATTATTGCTTTTACTTAAATATCTTAATGCAGATGTAGAATATTTTATTCCAGAGAATATTATGGATGAGAGAGAATTGTCCTATGAAGTTGTAAAAAATCATATAAAGTTTTTAGGGGCCAATCTCATTATAACAGTAGGTTGTGGAATAAATTCATATTCAGCAATAGAACATTGCAAAGAGTTAGGGATTGATGTTATAGTCACAGATCATAGAAAATGCCAAGGGTTAATTCCTGATACATATGTACTAAATCCTAAACAAAGTAGTTGTGGTTATCCATTTAAAGAATTAAGTGGTGCAGGGATAGCATATAAGCTTGCTATGGCAATATCTATGGAGTATAAGGCAAAATGTGCTTATAAATACTTAGATTTATGTATGCTTGGAACTATTTCTTCAGATACTCCAATAATAAATGAAAATAAGACTATAGTAGAGCGTGGTATACAACATTTATGTAATACAAAGAATCATGGAATAAAAGCTCTTATTAAAGAGAATAATGTATTTGACATAAATGAAGCTGCAGCATATAAATTAGCTTTTACTGTAATTCCGAGAATTAATGCAATAGGAAGAATGGATGATGCGCGTATAGCTGTGGAGCTGTTTACTACGGAGGATCAAGATAGAGCTAGTCAAATTGCTAAATATCTTATTAAAGAAGTTAGAATAAATAAAAATTATTGTAGGTAA
- the secF gene encoding protein translocase subunit SecF: MKIIERTKIWFTISLVVILIGIGSMIFKGFNLGIDFKGGTLVEISIGKEFSSDEEKEITDIIKKQDSSAIVTTANNNTQIDIKAAEDVLTEDKVSIIVKEVQEKFKDATLKSHDRIGSSVGKELTNKALLSSLISIVLILVYVGFRFEFKFGAAAIIALVHDILITLTVYSLFSISVDSPFIAAMLTVLGYSINDTIVVFDRIRENLKRMRKKTIEEIADESINQTIRRSLYTSLTTLITITTITVMVPEIRNFGTPLIIGIASGAYSSIFIASPLWVIFKKHGKKKVKI, translated from the coding sequence ATGAAGATAATCGAAAGAACAAAAATTTGGTTTACTATTTCCTTAGTAGTTATTCTAATTGGAATTGGAAGTATGATATTTAAAGGGTTCAATTTAGGAATTGACTTTAAGGGAGGAACTCTTGTAGAAATTTCCATAGGTAAAGAATTTAGTAGCGATGAAGAAAAGGAAATAACAGATATAATTAAAAAGCAAGATAGTTCAGCTATAGTAACTACTGCTAATAATAACACTCAAATTGATATAAAAGCCGCAGAAGATGTATTAACTGAGGATAAGGTATCAATTATAGTTAAAGAAGTACAAGAAAAGTTTAAGGATGCTACGTTAAAATCACATGATAGAATAGGATCTTCAGTAGGTAAAGAGTTAACAAATAAAGCTCTTTTATCATCTTTAATTTCAATAGTTCTTATACTTGTATATGTTGGATTTAGATTTGAGTTTAAGTTTGGTGCTGCTGCTATTATAGCATTAGTTCATGATATACTTATTACATTAACAGTGTATTCATTATTCTCAATATCAGTAGATTCTCCATTTATAGCAGCTATGCTTACTGTACTTGGATATTCTATAAATGATACTATTGTTGTTTTTGATAGAATAAGAGAAAACTTAAAGAGAATGAGAAAGAAGACTATCGAAGAAATTGCAGATGAATCTATAAATCAAACAATTAGAAGATCACTATACACCAGTCTTACAACATTAATAACTATCACTACTATTACAGTAATGGTACCAGAAATAAGAAACTTTGGTACTCCATTAATAATAGGTATAGCTTCTGGTGCATATTCTTCAATATTTATAGCATCACCACTTTGGGTAATATTTAAGAAACATGGCAAGAAAAAAGTTAAAATTTAG
- the secD gene encoding protein translocase subunit SecD — protein MEHLTKKGKKTVKKEPNRKRRSLIKLLIIVIVTAILGYSASFGLTFGFGTQQYRIKPMDEILGKGLDLVGGVSILEEIEGESTNDQVNQTIEMLNLRLNKFGVSETSVTKEGDNRIRIEVPGKYDANEILESVAKTGKLTFNSPDGEELLTGSDVKKAEAGYDSSNQPIIQLTLTKEGTTKFAEATKTYLNQQISIKMDDDVLTSPTVQAEITDGKAQITGSSTLKEATQTADLINAGALPVTLKVVESKTVSGSLGVGILGKTVKAGAVALALVFIFMITAYRRPGVLASISLILFIVLLLGVFAISNVTLTLAGIAGVLLTIGMALDANVLIFERIKEELKSGKAIRVAVDNGFKKALSSILDSNVTTLISGFVLYFVGTGSVKGFAMTLILGILVSIFTAITVTQTLLKWSVTAGLIKKVSHFGLKGE, from the coding sequence ATGGAACACTTGACTAAAAAAGGTAAAAAAACAGTGAAAAAAGAGCCTAATCGAAAAAGAAGAAGTCTAATTAAATTGTTAATTATAGTAATTGTTACAGCTATTTTAGGCTATTCAGCTTCTTTTGGGTTGACATTTGGCTTTGGAACTCAACAGTATAGGATAAAACCTATGGATGAGATTCTTGGAAAAGGATTAGATTTGGTTGGTGGTGTATCTATCTTAGAGGAGATAGAAGGAGAATCAACTAATGACCAAGTTAATCAAACTATAGAAATGTTGAACTTAAGATTAAATAAATTTGGAGTTTCAGAAACTTCTGTAACTAAAGAAGGGGATAACAGAATCAGAATTGAAGTTCCAGGAAAGTATGATGCAAATGAAATATTAGAGTCAGTGGCGAAAACAGGGAAATTAACTTTTAATAGTCCTGATGGTGAAGAATTATTAACGGGGTCAGATGTTAAAAAAGCAGAGGCTGGGTATGATAGTAGTAATCAACCAATTATCCAATTAACTTTGACTAAAGAAGGGACTACTAAGTTTGCAGAAGCAACAAAAACATATTTAAATCAACAAATATCAATAAAAATGGATGATGATGTTTTAACATCGCCAACAGTTCAAGCAGAAATAACTGATGGAAAAGCTCAAATTACAGGAAGTTCTACTTTAAAAGAGGCTACTCAAACAGCAGATCTTATAAATGCAGGGGCATTGCCTGTAACACTAAAGGTGGTAGAAAGTAAAACTGTAAGTGGCTCATTAGGAGTAGGGATTTTAGGTAAAACTGTAAAAGCTGGTGCTGTAGCATTAGCACTTGTATTTATTTTTATGATTACTGCCTATAGAAGACCAGGGGTTTTAGCATCAATTTCACTTATATTATTTATAGTACTTTTACTTGGTGTTTTTGCTATATCAAATGTAACATTAACATTAGCTGGAATAGCTGGTGTGCTACTAACGATAGGTATGGCACTAGATGCAAACGTACTTATTTTTGAAAGAATAAAAGAAGAGTTAAAGTCAGGTAAGGCAATTAGAGTAGCAGTGGACAATGGGTTTAAGAAAGCGTTATCTTCAATTTTAGACTCAAATGTTACAACCTTAATTTCAGGTTTTGTTCTTTACTTTGTAGGAACAGGAAGTGTTAAAGGATTTGCAATGACACTTATTTTAGGTATTTTAGTAAGTATTTTTACAGCAATTACAGTAACTCAAACATTATTAAAATGGAGTGTTACAGCTGGACTTATAAAAAAAGTATCACACTTTGGACTTAAGGGGGAGTAG
- the scfB gene encoding thioether cross-link-forming SCIFF peptide maturase, which yields MALVHKFKQGEEYIVLDVNSGAVHAVDELVYDIIEDEGLEEKEVVLKKLEGKYPAEAISEAYDEIEELVKEDMLYSKDQYEDIAHNSMDDEDYIKAVCLNIIHDCNLRCKYCFADEGEYHGHKGRMSLDVAKKAIDYVIKKSGPRRNIEIDLFGGEPLMALDVIKPLIAYAREEEKKYNKNIRFTMTTNGTLLNEETMKFLDKEMGNIILSIDGRKCVNDSVRVRADESGCYDNILPKIKEMVKNRDNSKQYYVRGTFTRNNTDFYEDVMHLANEGFDEISIEPVVLEDSHELSLREEDLDTIFKSYDDLYNEMRRRKEENDEEFKFYHFNIDLQGGPCVYKRISGCGAGYEYIAITPEGDIYPCHQFVGKEEFKLGDIYDTDKFDAKMSKEFKKAHIYNKPKCRECWAKFYCSGGCQANNFNFNGDMKIPYDLGCKMQKKRIECAIALKVI from the coding sequence ATGGCTTTAGTTCATAAGTTTAAACAAGGAGAAGAGTATATAGTATTAGATGTAAATTCAGGAGCAGTACATGCAGTAGACGAATTAGTTTACGACATAATAGAAGATGAAGGATTAGAAGAAAAAGAAGTAGTTTTAAAGAAGCTAGAAGGAAAATATCCTGCAGAAGCTATTTCAGAAGCTTATGATGAAATAGAAGAGCTTGTTAAAGAGGATATGTTGTATTCAAAAGATCAATATGAAGATATAGCTCATAATTCTATGGATGATGAAGATTATATAAAAGCTGTATGTTTAAACATAATTCATGACTGTAACTTAAGATGTAAGTATTGTTTCGCAGATGAAGGTGAATATCATGGGCATAAAGGAAGAATGTCTTTAGATGTTGCAAAGAAGGCAATTGATTATGTTATAAAGAAGAGTGGGCCAAGAAGAAATATAGAGATAGATTTATTTGGTGGAGAGCCATTAATGGCATTAGATGTTATAAAGCCACTTATAGCTTACGCTAGGGAAGAAGAAAAGAAATATAATAAAAATATAAGATTTACAATGACTACTAATGGTACTTTATTAAATGAAGAAACTATGAAGTTTTTAGATAAAGAAATGGGTAACATAATTTTATCTATCGATGGTAGAAAATGTGTAAATGATTCTGTAAGAGTTAGAGCTGATGAAAGCGGATGTTATGATAATATCTTACCTAAAATAAAAGAGATGGTTAAGAATAGAGATAATAGCAAACAATATTATGTAAGAGGTACTTTTACTAGAAATAATACTGATTTCTATGAAGATGTTATGCACTTAGCTAATGAAGGATTTGATGAGATATCAATAGAACCAGTTGTTTTAGAAGATAGTCATGAATTATCATTAAGAGAAGAAGATTTGGATACAATTTTTAAATCTTATGATGATTTATACAATGAAATGAGAAGAAGAAAAGAAGAGAATGATGAAGAATTCAAATTCTATCATTTCAACATAGATCTTCAAGGAGGTCCTTGTGTTTATAAGAGAATATCTGGTTGTGGTGCAGGATATGAATATATAGCAATAACTCCAGAAGGAGATATATACCCATGTCATCAATTTGTTGGTAAAGAAGAGTTTAAATTAGGGGATATATATGATACTGATAAATTTGATGCTAAGATGTCAAAGGAATTTAAGAAAGCTCACATATATAATAAACCAAAATGCAGAGAGTGTTGGGCTAAATTCTATTGTTCAGGGGGATGTCAAGCAAATAACTTTAACTTTAATGGGGATATGAAGATTCCGTATGATTTAGGTTGCAAAATGCAAAAAAAGAGAATAGAATGTGCGATTGCTTTAAAAGTAATTTAA
- the scfA gene encoding six-cysteine ranthipeptide SCIFF, whose protein sequence is MKHIKTINKTNIKNSLKKPGCKECANSCQSACKTSCTVANLACEN, encoded by the coding sequence ATGAAACATATAAAGACTATCAATAAGACTAACATTAAAAATAGCTTAAAGAAACCAGGATGCAAAGAATGTGCTAACTCATGCCAATCAGCATGTAAAACTTCTTGTACAGTTGCAAACTTAGCTTGCGAAAATTAA
- a CDS encoding TIGR04086 family membrane protein, with amino-acid sequence MEVKVGYGNCFKGVFRAFVVTVIALFVLAIITNFLDVSDGVKSSSLLIISLLSVVYGSIYSARKNGKNGWINGMIVALFYMMIFYVLAGIAGRGFAFNYRDALRVIIALVSGTLSGMLGINTRD; translated from the coding sequence TTGGAGGTAAAAGTGGGATACGGAAATTGTTTTAAAGGGGTTTTTAGAGCATTTGTTGTTACGGTGATAGCATTATTTGTACTTGCTATAATTACTAATTTTTTAGACGTATCAGATGGGGTTAAATCAAGTTCATTGCTTATTATATCTTTACTATCAGTTGTGTATGGTTCTATATATTCAGCAAGAAAGAATGGAAAAAATGGTTGGATTAATGGTATGATAGTAGCACTATTTTATATGATGATTTTTTATGTATTAGCAGGTATAGCAGGGAGAGGTTTTGCTTTTAATTATAGAGATGCTTTGAGGGTAATTATTGCATTAGTATCTGGTACTTTATCAGGAATGCTTGGCATAAATACAAGAGATTAA
- the yajC gene encoding preprotein translocase subunit YajC: MQWMQLLFPIVLLGLMYLMIFLPESKRRKKFAKMLSDIKVNDKIMTKGGIIGKIVKIQDDTIVIVSGPDKVKIEFTKEAIGTVLTDEVAK; the protein is encoded by the coding sequence ATGCAATGGATGCAATTACTTTTCCCAATAGTATTATTAGGGTTAATGTATTTAATGATTTTTTTACCGGAGTCAAAGAGAAGAAAGAAATTTGCTAAGATGTTAAGTGATATTAAGGTCAATGATAAGATAATGACTAAAGGCGGTATAATTGGTAAAATAGTAAAGATTCAAGATGATACTATTGTAATAGTGTCAGGTCCAGATAAGGTTAAAATTGAATTTACTAAAGAGGCTATAGGTACAGTTCTTACTGATGAAGTAGCTAAATAA
- the tgt gene encoding tRNA guanosine(34) transglycosylase Tgt, whose amino-acid sequence MAKYTLLKKDGNAKRGRFETVHGVIETPVFMNVGTLAAIKGAVSSMDLKDIGCQVELSNTYHLHLRPGDKVVKAMGGLHKFMNWDRPILTDSGGFQVFSLASMRKIKEEGVYFSSHIDGKKIFMGPEESMQIQSNLASTIAMAFDECIPNPSERPYVLDSVARTTRWLERCKNEMDRLNSLEDTINKDQLLFGINQGGIYEDIRIAHAKEIVKMDLDGYAIGGLAVGETHEEMYRTIDAVAPHMPENKPLYLMGVGLPSNILEAVDRGVDFFDCVLPARNGRHGHVFTAHGKINLKNAKYELDSTPIDEGCQCPACKHYSKAYIRHLFKAKELLAMRLCVLHNLYFYNKLMEDIRAAIDGGYFKSFKEEKLASWQGKA is encoded by the coding sequence ATGGCAAAATATACTTTGTTAAAAAAAGATGGAAATGCTAAAAGAGGAAGATTTGAAACAGTACATGGTGTAATTGAAACTCCAGTTTTTATGAATGTTGGAACTTTAGCAGCTATAAAAGGTGCTGTTTCCTCCATGGATCTTAAGGATATAGGTTGTCAGGTAGAGTTATCTAATACTTATCATCTTCACTTAAGACCTGGTGATAAGGTTGTTAAGGCTATGGGTGGTCTTCATAAGTTTATGAATTGGGATAGACCAATTCTTACTGATTCAGGTGGATTCCAAGTTTTCTCCTTAGCATCAATGAGAAAAATTAAAGAAGAGGGTGTATATTTCTCATCTCATATTGATGGAAAGAAGATTTTTATGGGACCAGAGGAATCTATGCAGATACAATCAAACTTAGCATCTACAATTGCTATGGCTTTTGATGAATGTATACCTAATCCTTCAGAAAGGCCATATGTACTAGATTCTGTTGCTAGAACTACAAGATGGCTTGAAAGATGTAAAAATGAAATGGATAGATTAAATTCTCTTGAAGATACAATAAATAAAGATCAGCTTTTATTTGGTATAAATCAAGGTGGAATTTATGAGGATATAAGAATAGCCCATGCTAAGGAAATTGTTAAGATGGACTTAGATGGTTATGCTATAGGTGGTTTGGCAGTAGGAGAGACTCATGAAGAGATGTATAGAACCATTGATGCGGTAGCACCTCATATGCCAGAAAATAAACCACTATACTTGATGGGGGTAGGTCTTCCAAGTAACATATTAGAGGCGGTAGATAGAGGTGTAGATTTCTTTGATTGTGTTTTACCTGCTAGAAATGGTAGACATGGTCATGTATTTACAGCTCATGGTAAGATAAATCTTAAGAATGCTAAGTATGAGTTAGATTCTACACCAATAGATGAAGGCTGTCAGTGTCCAGCATGTAAGCATTATAGTAAGGCTTATATAAGACACTTATTTAAGGCTAAAGAATTATTAGCTATGAGACTTTGTGTTCTTCATAATCTTTATTTCTATAATAAACTTATGGAAGATATCAGAGCTGCAATAGATGGCGGCTACTTTAAGTCGTTCAAAGAAGAAAAACTTGCTAGTTGGCAAGGGAAAGCGTAG
- the queA gene encoding tRNA preQ1(34) S-adenosylmethionine ribosyltransferase-isomerase QueA, with translation MKVSDFDFHLPEELIGQTPYKDRDQCRLLVMDKETGEIEHKHFYDIYDQLEKGDTLVLNDTRVIPARLIGEKEDTKGKMEFLLLKRIDKDKWQTLVKPGKRAKIGATFVFGDGLLKAKVIDISDEGSRIVEFYYEGIFEEVLDKLGEMPLPPYITEKLEDKEAYQTVYSKNSGSAAAPTAGLHFTEELLERIKEKGINIVYVTLHVGLGTFRPVKVEDIENHFMHSEYFEISEESAKVINETKENGGRVICVGTTSIRTVESSSEKGKVIPGSGWTNIFIYPGYEFKVVDALITNFHLPESTLLMLVSALSDREKILNAYNIAVEERYKFFSFGDAMFIK, from the coding sequence ATGAAGGTTTCAGATTTCGACTTTCACCTTCCAGAAGAACTTATAGGTCAAACACCATATAAAGATAGAGATCAGTGTAGACTATTAGTTATGGATAAAGAAACAGGAGAAATTGAACATAAACATTTTTATGATATATATGATCAGTTAGAAAAAGGGGATACTTTAGTATTAAATGATACTAGAGTAATTCCTGCAAGACTTATAGGTGAAAAAGAAGATACTAAAGGAAAAATGGAGTTTCTTCTTTTAAAAAGAATAGATAAGGATAAATGGCAAACTTTAGTTAAACCTGGTAAGAGAGCAAAAATAGGTGCAACATTTGTTTTCGGTGATGGACTACTTAAGGCTAAGGTTATTGATATATCTGATGAAGGAAGTAGAATAGTAGAGTTTTACTATGAAGGTATATTTGAAGAAGTGTTAGATAAACTAGGAGAAATGCCACTTCCTCCATATATAACTGAAAAATTAGAAGATAAGGAAGCGTATCAAACAGTTTATTCTAAAAATTCAGGATCAGCTGCTGCACCAACAGCAGGACTTCATTTTACTGAAGAATTACTTGAAAGAATAAAAGAAAAAGGAATAAATATTGTTTATGTTACACTTCATGTAGGTCTTGGAACTTTTAGACCGGTAAAAGTAGAGGATATTGAAAATCACTTTATGCATTCAGAGTATTTTGAAATAAGCGAAGAAAGTGCTAAAGTGATCAATGAAACTAAAGAAAATGGTGGAAGAGTAATTTGTGTAGGTACAACGTCTATAAGAACGGTAGAATCTTCTTCTGAAAAAGGAAAGGTTATACCAGGAAGCGGATGGACAAATATCTTCATATACCCAGGTTATGAATTCAAGGTAGTAGATGCACTTATAACTAATTTCCATTTACCAGAATCTACATTACTTATGTTGGTATCAGCATTAAGTGATAGAGAGAAAATATTAAATGCGTATAATATAGCAGTAGAAGAGAGATATAAGTTCTTTTCTTTTGGAGATGCTATGTTTATAAAATAG
- the ruvB gene encoding Holliday junction branch migration DNA helicase RuvB — MDDRLISPDRKIGEEVEYSLRPENLAEYIGQEKVKEKLSIFIKAAKKRNEALDHVLLYGPPGLGKTTLANIIAKEMGGNLKVTSGPAIERAGDLAAILTTLSPFDVLFIDEIHRLNRSVEEILYPAMEDYALDIVIGKGAAAKSIRIDLPKFTLIGATTRVGLLTAPLRDRFGVMCSMEFYNDNELKEIIMRSGEILDVDMDSAAAMEIGKRSRGTPRIANRLLKRVRDYAEVKCDGVIDIGSAREALNLMEVDSEGFDKVDNKILKAIIESFNGGPVGVETLSYFISEELGTIEDVYEPYLLQKGFIVRTPRGRVATDKAYEHLGYKKNKKDNSSQINFLDKE, encoded by the coding sequence ATGGATGATAGATTGATCTCACCAGATAGAAAAATTGGGGAAGAGGTAGAATATTCTCTAAGACCGGAAAATTTGGCAGAATACATTGGTCAAGAAAAGGTAAAAGAGAAATTGTCTATTTTTATAAAGGCAGCAAAAAAGAGAAATGAAGCTCTAGATCATGTTTTATTATATGGTCCTCCAGGGCTTGGTAAGACTACTTTAGCTAATATTATTGCTAAGGAAATGGGAGGGAATCTGAAGGTTACTTCAGGACCAGCTATTGAGAGAGCTGGCGACTTAGCAGCGATATTAACTACATTATCTCCTTTTGACGTACTTTTTATAGATGAGATTCACAGATTAAATAGATCTGTAGAAGAAATTTTATATCCTGCTATGGAAGATTATGCATTAGATATAGTTATAGGTAAAGGTGCAGCGGCAAAATCTATAAGAATAGATTTACCTAAGTTTACTTTAATTGGTGCAACTACTAGAGTAGGGCTTTTAACAGCACCACTTAGGGACAGATTTGGAGTAATGTGTTCTATGGAATTTTATAATGATAATGAACTTAAAGAAATTATAATGAGGTCTGGAGAAATCCTAGATGTTGATATGGATAGTGCTGCAGCTATGGAGATAGGTAAGAGAAGTAGAGGAACACCAAGAATAGCTAATAGATTATTAAAAAGAGTTAGAGATTATGCAGAAGTAAAATGTGATGGTGTTATTGATATAGGTAGTGCTAGAGAGGCATTAAATCTGATGGAAGTAGACAGTGAGGGCTTTGATAAGGTTGATAATAAAATTCTTAAAGCTATTATAGAATCCTTTAATGGTGGGCCAGTGGGTGTAGAAACATTATCTTATTTTATAAGTGAAGAACTAGGTACCATTGAAGATGTATATGAACCGTATCTTCTTCAAAAAGGGTTTATTGTTAGAACACCAAGGGGAAGAGTAGCAACAGATAAGGCTTATGAACATTTAGGTTATAAGAAAAATAAAAAAGATAATTCTAGTCAAATTAACTTTTTAGATAAGGAGTAA
- the ruvA gene encoding Holliday junction branch migration protein RuvA, with protein MYEYIKGIYKGFKKDYIIIENQGIGYKIFTSGSTMAALPDLDQEVFVYLKQVVREDFIGLYGFITEEELELFNNLTNINGVGAKAALSILSIGNVANIKYAIVSNDEKFIIKAQGIGKKIAQRIILELKDKLYKEQISDGMTIDDISILDNIDNNKIIEVREALLALGYGEKEIEKALKKATLTDTIENIIKEALRLLMN; from the coding sequence TTGTACGAATATATAAAAGGAATATATAAAGGATTCAAAAAAGATTACATTATTATAGAGAACCAAGGTATCGGTTATAAAATATTTACTTCGGGAAGTACAATGGCTGCTCTTCCAGACTTAGATCAAGAAGTATTTGTTTATTTAAAGCAAGTGGTTAGAGAAGATTTTATTGGATTATATGGATTTATAACAGAAGAAGAGTTAGAATTATTTAATAACCTTACAAATATAAATGGTGTAGGTGCTAAAGCGGCATTATCTATTTTATCTATTGGTAATGTAGCTAATATAAAATATGCTATAGTGTCAAATGATGAGAAGTTTATAATTAAGGCGCAAGGAATAGGGAAAAAGATAGCACAAAGAATTATATTAGAACTTAAGGATAAGTTATATAAAGAACAAATAAGTGATGGTATGACTATAGATGATATTTCAATTTTAGATAATATCGATAATAATAAGATTATAGAAGTAAGAGAAGCTTTATTAGCATTAGGATATGGAGAAAAAGAAATAGAAAAAGCTCTTAAAAAGGCTACTCTTACTGATACTATAGAAAATATTATTAAAGAAGCGTTAAGACTTCTTATGAATTGA
- a CDS encoding thioredoxin family protein — translation MKKKYLILIFALLLLLVGLFFVVKPIIFKQQNKLDTYEEVVSNFEKLDIYTWNGDLSQVDKSYVYFGRSTCPDCQDFVPKLKEVAANKKLKIFYIDTEDNDDETLKKIREDLSIDWVPTFGYVADNKLDRLDKEKDISVEDIENFISKYDNE, via the coding sequence ATGAAAAAGAAATATTTAATATTAATTTTTGCTTTATTATTGTTATTAGTAGGTCTTTTCTTTGTTGTAAAGCCAATTATTTTTAAACAACAGAATAAGTTAGATACTTATGAAGAAGTTGTATCTAACTTTGAAAAATTAGATATTTATACTTGGAACGGAGATTTATCTCAAGTGGACAAATCATATGTTTATTTTGGAAGATCAACATGTCCTGATTGCCAAGATTTCGTTCCAAAGTTAAAAGAAGTTGCAGCAAATAAAAAATTAAAAATATTTTATATAGATACAGAAGACAACGATGATGAAACGTTGAAAAAGATTAGGGAAGATTTATCAATTGATTGGGTTCCTACATTTGGATATGTGGCTGATAATAAATTAGATAGATTAGATAAAGAAAAAGATATTTCAGTAGAAGATATAGAAAATTTTATATCTAAATATGATAACGAATAA